Proteins from one Blattabacterium cuenoti genomic window:
- the gpmI gene encoding 2,3-bisphosphoglycerate-independent phosphoglycerate mutase yields MKKLMLIILDGWGLSSPINFFSSAIKKADTPFIDFCYKNYPFSKLEASGIYVGLPNGQMGNSEVGHINLGSGRKIIQNLEKINTSIKNGLLKKKINYIFENISFLKKKIHFIGLLSDGGVHSHMNHLFYLLKIAYEKNIKDVFIHVFTDGRDSSPKRSIFYIKELLKVTKKYVGKLSTVMGRYYSMDRDHKWERTKKAYNAMVNSQGFYTKNIFSSIEEFYKNGVTDEFLLPLIIIDDKGSPISKIENGDIVFCFNFRSDRSRQITELFIGYNSFLDVKKLSLFNYITMTCFNDKYQNVDVLFKKEFLPETLGEVLEKEGKRQIRISETEKYPHVTFFFSGGREIPFDKEIRIICPSPRVSTYDLKPEMSGKDIIKRIIPELKNKNSDFICLNFANPDMVGHTGKMKETIMACEYVDQYTKICSEEAIRNSYIVIIVGDHGNADYMINIDGTPNTSHTTSLVPFIILDQKIKKKDIILREIGSLSDVAPTILQLMELPIPHIMSGISMIKKYRKE; encoded by the coding sequence ATGAAAAAATTAATGTTGATAATTTTAGATGGATGGGGTCTTTCTTCTCCTATAAATTTTTTTTCCTCTGCTATTAAAAAAGCAGATACTCCATTTATTGATTTTTGTTATAAAAATTATCCTTTTAGTAAATTAGAAGCTTCAGGAATTTATGTTGGATTACCAAATGGTCAAATGGGAAATTCTGAAGTTGGACATATAAATTTAGGATCTGGACGAAAGATAATTCAAAATTTAGAAAAAATTAATACATCTATTAAAAATGGATTATTGAAAAAAAAAATTAATTATATTTTTGAAAATATTTCTTTTTTAAAGAAAAAAATTCATTTTATTGGATTATTATCTGATGGTGGAGTTCACTCACATATGAATCATCTTTTTTATTTACTTAAAATAGCATATGAAAAAAATATAAAAGACGTTTTTATACATGTTTTTACAGATGGAAGAGATTCTTCTCCTAAGAGGAGTATTTTTTATATAAAAGAACTTTTAAAAGTAACTAAAAAATATGTTGGTAAATTATCTACTGTTATGGGAAGATATTATTCAATGGATAGAGATCATAAATGGGAAAGAACTAAAAAAGCATATAATGCTATGGTTAATTCACAAGGTTTTTATACTAAAAATATTTTTTCTTCTATAGAAGAATTTTATAAAAATGGAGTTACTGATGAATTTTTATTACCTTTAATAATTATTGATGATAAAGGTTCTCCTATTTCAAAGATAGAAAATGGAGATATTGTTTTTTGTTTTAATTTTAGATCAGATCGTTCTAGACAAATAACTGAACTTTTTATTGGATATAATTCTTTTTTAGATGTTAAAAAGTTAAGTTTATTTAATTACATAACTATGACTTGTTTTAATGATAAATATCAAAATGTTGATGTTCTTTTTAAAAAAGAATTTTTACCAGAAACGTTAGGTGAAGTTTTGGAAAAAGAGGGAAAAAGACAAATTCGTATATCTGAAACAGAAAAATATCCACATGTTACTTTTTTTTTCTCTGGAGGACGAGAAATTCCTTTTGATAAAGAAATTAGAATTATTTGTCCTTCTCCAAGAGTATCTACTTATGATTTAAAACCTGAAATGAGTGGAAAAGATATTATAAAAAGAATTATTCCTGAATTAAAAAATAAAAATTCAGATTTTATTTGTTTAAATTTTGCAAATCCAGATATGGTAGGTCATACTGGAAAAATGAAAGAAACAATAATGGCGTGTGAATATGTTGATCAATATACAAAAATTTGTTCAGAAGAAGCTATAAGAAATTCATATATAGTTATTATAGTAGGAGATCATGGAAATGCAGATTATATGATTAATATAGATGGGACTCCAAATACTTCTCATACTACATCTTTAGTTCCTTTTATTATTTTAGATCAAAAAATAAAAAAAAAAGATATTATTTTAAGGGAAATAGGTTCATTATCAGATGTAGCTCCTACTATACTTCAATTAATGGAATTACCAATTCCTCATATTATGAGTGGTATTTCTATGATTAAAAAATATAGAAAAGAATAA
- the tsf gene encoding translation elongation factor Ts — translation MKISVFQINKLRKITGIGIMDCKNALINSNGNIDEAIHILRKKGEKIAINRSLFQMKDGVIISQINSNFTSGTIIGISCETDFLSKNLEFLNFSFMLSKKSLEFYTKEDFLKSFLHDKNYHGSVKDIIINKMGVVGEKIELKIFERIDSPFVMNYTHNNYKIATLIGLSSKINVSIAKNIAMHIAAMNPIAINKEGIPNILLEKEIDIIKNQIKKEIKSDKIKQKIIKGKIQKFILDNTLLNQKFIKNNKISIQEYLNKNNNNNLKINFFKRVSI, via the coding sequence ATGAAAATTTCTGTATTTCAAATTAATAAACTTAGAAAAATAACAGGTATTGGAATAATGGATTGTAAAAATGCTTTAATTAATTCAAATGGAAATATAGATGAAGCTATTCATATTTTAAGAAAAAAAGGAGAAAAAATTGCAATTAATCGTTCATTATTTCAAATGAAAGATGGAGTTATTATTTCTCAAATAAATTCTAATTTTACTTCAGGAACAATTATAGGTATTAGTTGTGAAACTGATTTTTTATCTAAAAATTTAGAATTTTTAAATTTTTCATTTATGCTTTCTAAAAAATCTTTAGAATTTTATACTAAAGAAGATTTTTTAAAAAGTTTTTTACATGATAAAAATTATCATGGAAGTGTTAAAGATATTATTATTAATAAAATGGGAGTTGTAGGAGAAAAAATTGAATTAAAAATTTTTGAAAGAATAGATTCTCCATTTGTAATGAATTATACTCATAATAACTATAAAATTGCAACATTAATAGGATTATCTTCTAAAATAAACGTATCTATAGCTAAAAATATAGCAATGCATATAGCGGCTATGAACCCTATAGCTATAAATAAGGAAGGAATACCAAATATTTTATTAGAAAAAGAAATAGATATTATAAAAAATCAAATAAAAAAGGAAATAAAATCAGATAAAATAAAACAAAAAATTATTAAAGGAAAAATTCAAAAATTTATTTTAGATAATACTTTATTAAATCAAAAATTTATAAAAAATAATAAAATAAGTATTCAAGAATATTTAAATAAAAATAATAATAATAATTTAAAAATAAATTTTTTTAAAAGAGTTAGTATTTAA
- the rpsB gene encoding 30S ribosomal protein S2: MKINTQDLLKAGVHFGHIARKWNPNMRSFIFMKKSGIHIIDLSKTIIKLEEACNELKKIAITGKKILLVGTKPQAKKKVSLYAKSINMPCVTERWLGGFLTNFTTIRKSVKKMNSIERMKKNGTFNTLSKKERLLIDRLYEKLHKNLGSISNMNHIPGGIFLVDPNKEKIALTEAKKLKIPIFAMVDTNTNPNDIHYPIPSNDDSSKSIDIILKFITESIKNGIIINRNEREEKNFTIKNRKS; this comes from the coding sequence ATGAAAATTAATACTCAAGATTTATTAAAAGCTGGTGTTCATTTTGGACATATTGCACGTAAATGGAATCCAAATATGCGTTCTTTTATTTTTATGAAAAAAAGTGGAATTCATATTATAGATTTATCAAAAACAATTATAAAATTGGAAGAAGCTTGTAATGAATTAAAAAAAATTGCCATAACTGGAAAAAAAATATTATTAGTTGGAACTAAACCTCAAGCTAAAAAAAAAGTTTCTTTATATGCAAAAAGTATAAATATGCCTTGTGTAACAGAAAGATGGTTAGGGGGGTTTTTAACAAATTTTACAACTATTCGAAAATCTGTTAAAAAAATGAATAGTATAGAAAGAATGAAAAAAAATGGAACTTTTAATACTTTATCAAAAAAAGAAAGATTATTAATTGATAGATTATATGAAAAACTACATAAAAATTTAGGAAGTATTTCAAATATGAATCATATACCAGGTGGTATTTTTTTAGTAGATCCAAATAAAGAAAAAATAGCTTTAACAGAAGCTAAAAAATTAAAAATACCCATATTTGCTATGGTAGATACAAATACGAATCCTAATGATATTCACTATCCTATTCCATCTAATGATGATTCATCTAAATCTATAGATATTATTTTAAAATTTATTACAGAATCTATAAAAAATGGAATTATTATAAACAGAAATGAACGTGAAGAAAAAAATTTTACCATAAAAAATAGAAAATCATGA
- the rpsI gene encoding 30S ribosomal protein S9: MVHHTIGRRKRSLARIYFKQGNGIITINSKKLDQYFPKYIYQKILYPIKIIDKLNQFDITIKVIGGGFNGQAEAIRLAISRALCQSDPKYRKKLKSEGLLTRDSREVERKKFGQKKARKKYQFSKR; the protein is encoded by the coding sequence ATGGTACATCATACTATAGGAAGAAGAAAAAGATCTCTTGCACGTATATATTTTAAACAAGGAAATGGAATAATAACTATTAATTCTAAAAAATTAGATCAATATTTTCCAAAATATATTTATCAAAAAATTTTATATCCTATAAAAATTATTGATAAATTAAATCAATTTGATATAACTATAAAAGTTATTGGTGGTGGTTTTAATGGACAAGCAGAAGCTATTCGTCTTGCAATTTCTCGTGCACTTTGTCAAAGTGATCCAAAATATAGAAAAAAATTAAAATCTGAAGGATTATTAACTCGTGATTCTAGAGAAGTTGAAAGAAAAAAATTTGGTCAAAAAAAGGCAAGAAAAAAATACCAATTTTCAAAACGATAA
- the rplM gene encoding 50S ribosomal protein L13, protein MNPLSLKTYSVKKKSIVKSWIIMDATNQILGRLSSQIVSIIRGKYKSFFSPHINCGDHVIVINSNHIKLTGKKWNNKKYIHYTGYPGGKKIIFLKNLFNKDSRILIYKAVKGMLPKNRLGRSILKNLHVYHESNHKHESQNPILFKLN, encoded by the coding sequence ATGAATCCATTAAGTTTAAAAACTTATTCAGTTAAAAAAAAATCAATAGTAAAATCTTGGATAATAATGGATGCTACTAATCAAATTTTAGGAAGATTATCTTCTCAAATTGTTTCTATTATACGAGGAAAATATAAATCTTTTTTTTCTCCACATATAAATTGTGGAGATCATGTCATTGTAATTAATTCTAATCATATTAAACTTACCGGAAAAAAATGGAATAATAAAAAATATATTCATTATACTGGATATCCAGGAGGAAAAAAAATTATTTTTTTGAAAAATTTATTTAATAAAGATTCTAGAATTTTAATATATAAAGCAGTAAAAGGTATGCTTCCTAAAAATCGTTTAGGTCGTTCAATTTTAAAAAATTTACATGTATATCATGAATCTAATCATAAACATGAATCTCAAAATCCTATTTTATTTAAGTTAAATTAA
- the dnaK gene encoding molecular chaperone DnaK, with protein sequence MSKIIGIDLGTTNSCVAVMEINDPIVIPNSEGKRTTPSIVAFVKGGERKIGDPAKRQSVTNPQKTIFSIKRFMGRMYSEVTEELKHIPYKVIKGGNNTPRVDIEKRLYAPQEISAMILQKMKKTAEDYLGEEVDRAVITVPAYFNDAQRQATKEAGEIAGLKVERIINEPTAAALAYGLDKSNQNKKIVVYDLGGGTFDVSILELGDGVFEVLSTNGDTHLGGDDFDQIIIDYLANEFKYREKLDLRKDPMALQRLKEASEKAKIELSSSNQTEINLPYITATESGPKHLVITLTRAKFEQLSEKLIQRSIQPCSKALKDANLNTKDIDEVILVGGSTRIPKVQEEVEKFFKKKPSKGVNPDEVVAIGAAIQGGVLTGDVQNVLLLDVTPLSLGIETLGGVFTKLIESNTTIPTKKSEVFSTASDNQSAVTIRVGQGERPMFNDNKEIGRFDLIDIPPAPRGIPQIEVAFDIDANGILNVSAKNKGTGKEQSIRIETSSGLNQEEIEKMKKEAQENAQKDEKIKKEIEKLNMADNQIFQSEKQLKDYGNKLSENNKKNIEIYLEKLKKAHSEKNFSSIDDNMKKLNEAWTNASQELYTEEKKNNDNNQSKSDKKENNDKSNNKENENVQDVDYEEIK encoded by the coding sequence ATGAGTAAAATTATAGGAATAGATTTAGGAACAACAAATTCTTGTGTTGCTGTAATGGAGATAAATGACCCTATTGTTATACCTAATTCAGAAGGGAAAAGAACTACTCCATCTATAGTTGCATTTGTAAAAGGAGGAGAAAGAAAAATAGGAGATCCAGCAAAAAGACAATCTGTAACTAATCCACAAAAAACTATTTTTTCGATTAAACGATTTATGGGAAGAATGTATTCTGAAGTAACAGAAGAATTAAAACATATTCCTTATAAAGTTATTAAAGGTGGAAATAATACACCTCGTGTAGATATAGAAAAAAGATTATATGCTCCTCAAGAAATATCAGCAATGATTTTACAAAAAATGAAAAAAACTGCTGAAGATTATTTAGGAGAAGAAGTTGATAGAGCTGTTATTACAGTTCCGGCTTATTTTAATGATGCACAAAGACAAGCTACTAAAGAAGCTGGAGAAATAGCAGGACTAAAAGTAGAAAGAATTATTAATGAACCAACAGCAGCAGCTTTAGCTTATGGTTTAGATAAAAGTAATCAAAATAAAAAAATAGTTGTATATGATTTAGGTGGAGGTACATTTGATGTTTCTATTTTAGAATTAGGTGATGGAGTTTTTGAGGTTCTTTCTACAAATGGAGATACTCATTTAGGTGGAGATGATTTTGATCAAATAATTATTGATTATTTAGCAAATGAATTTAAATATAGAGAAAAATTAGATCTTAGAAAAGATCCTATGGCTTTACAACGTTTAAAAGAAGCTTCTGAAAAAGCTAAAATAGAATTATCTTCTTCTAATCAAACAGAAATTAATCTTCCATATATTACAGCTACAGAATCTGGCCCTAAACATTTAGTTATTACATTAACTCGTGCTAAATTTGAACAATTATCAGAGAAATTAATACAACGTTCTATTCAACCTTGTTCTAAAGCATTAAAAGATGCTAATTTAAATACTAAAGATATAGATGAAGTTATTTTAGTAGGAGGATCAACACGTATACCAAAAGTACAAGAAGAGGTAGAAAAATTTTTTAAAAAAAAACCATCTAAAGGAGTAAATCCAGATGAAGTTGTTGCTATTGGAGCTGCTATACAAGGTGGAGTTTTAACTGGAGATGTACAAAACGTTTTATTATTAGATGTTACTCCTTTATCTTTAGGAATTGAAACTTTAGGAGGGGTTTTTACAAAACTTATTGAATCTAATACTACTATTCCTACAAAAAAATCGGAAGTTTTTTCTACAGCATCAGATAATCAATCTGCAGTAACTATACGTGTAGGACAAGGTGAAAGACCAATGTTTAATGATAATAAAGAAATTGGTAGATTTGATTTAATAGATATTCCACCAGCTCCTAGAGGAATTCCTCAAATAGAGGTTGCTTTTGATATAGATGCTAATGGAATACTTAATGTATCTGCAAAAAATAAAGGGACTGGAAAAGAACAATCAATACGTATTGAAACTTCTTCAGGTTTAAATCAAGAAGAAATCGAAAAAATGAAAAAAGAAGCACAAGAGAATGCTCAAAAAGATGAAAAAATAAAAAAAGAAATAGAAAAATTAAATATGGCTGATAATCAAATTTTTCAATCTGAAAAACAATTAAAAGATTATGGAAATAAATTATCAGAAAATAATAAAAAAAATATAGAAATATATTTAGAAAAATTAAAAAAAGCTCATTCTGAAAAAAATTTTTCATCTATTGATGATAATATGAAAAAACTTAATGAAGCTTGGACTAACGCTTCTCAGGAACTTTATACAGAAGAAAAAAAGAATAATGATAATAATCAATCAAAATCAGATAAAAAAGAAAATAATGACAAAAGTAATAATAAAGAAAATGAAAATGTACAAGATGTTGATTACGAAGAAATAAAATAA
- a CDS encoding phosphatidylserine decarboxylase family protein, translated as MIHKEGFTFLIYSFIIILLLIFISFLFFYKKISFIISIFLIILYFFFIFFFRNPKKYFYIKDYPNKEIVISPADGKIIKIQKKIFENEFLKKNCICISIFMSPFNVHVNRFPVSGKVIYTKYHPGKFLIAWLKKSSLNNERTTTVVQINNGKNILFRQIAGFLARRITLYAKKNSIVKKGEEFGFIKFGSRVDLFLPLNSIILVKKGEKVSGGETLISIIPL; from the coding sequence ATGATTCATAAAGAAGGATTTACATTTTTAATTTATTCTTTTATAATAATATTATTATTAATATTTATTTCTTTTCTTTTTTTTTATAAAAAAATTTCTTTTATTATATCTATTTTTTTAATAATATTATACTTTTTTTTTATTTTTTTTTTTAGAAATCCAAAAAAATATTTTTATATTAAAGATTATCCTAATAAAGAAATAGTTATTTCTCCTGCTGATGGAAAAATTATTAAAATTCAGAAAAAAATTTTTGAAAATGAATTTTTAAAAAAAAATTGTATATGTATTTCTATTTTTATGTCTCCTTTTAATGTTCATGTTAATAGATTTCCTGTATCTGGAAAAGTAATTTATACAAAATATCATCCAGGAAAATTTTTAATAGCTTGGTTGAAAAAATCATCATTAAATAATGAACGTACAACTACTGTTGTACAAATAAATAATGGAAAAAATATATTATTTAGACAAATAGCGGGATTTTTAGCTAGACGTATTACTCTTTATGCAAAAAAAAATTCTATAGTCAAAAAAGGAGAGGAATTTGGATTTATTAAATTTGGATCTAGAGTTGATCTTTTTTTACCTTTAAATTCTATTATTTTAGTGAAAAAGGGAGAAAAAGTTTCTGGAGGAGAAACTCTAATTTCTATTATTCCATTATAA
- a CDS encoding phosphatidate cytidylyltransferase: MNEKKKNFNFLIRFLTGFIYVFLIIISIETGEKMFRIVMMLLSFFCLLEFLILSKTDIFLIKIVCLFFLFSILIDIFFIKKGIIPYIICFIPYSIIFLLIQLFSKKYSHKEKLIQVSHLTFGFFYIIMPFYLASYIYTSIYHGKELILGIFILIWTNDSFSYLIGKKWGKRKIAISISPKKSIEGFIGGLLFCLILGFLLYKIWKEKYWFLLSFIIPIFSIIGDLIESTIKRSYNVKNSGILFPGHGGFLDRLDSFIFIIPIIATIVISMVYLF; the protein is encoded by the coding sequence ATGAATGAAAAAAAGAAAAATTTCAACTTTTTAATAAGATTTTTAACTGGTTTTATTTATGTTTTTTTAATTATTATTTCTATTGAAACAGGAGAAAAAATGTTTAGAATAGTAATGATGTTACTATCTTTTTTTTGTTTATTAGAATTTTTAATTCTATCAAAAACTGATATTTTTTTAATTAAAATAGTTTGTTTATTTTTTTTATTTTCTATATTAATAGATATTTTTTTTATAAAAAAAGGAATTATTCCTTATATAATATGTTTTATTCCTTATTCTATAATTTTTTTATTAATTCAATTATTTTCTAAAAAATATTCTCATAAAGAAAAACTAATACAAGTTAGTCATTTAACTTTTGGATTTTTTTATATTATAATGCCTTTTTATTTAGCATCTTATATATATACTAGTATATATCATGGAAAAGAATTAATTTTAGGCATATTTATTTTAATATGGACAAATGATTCTTTTTCTTATTTAATTGGAAAAAAATGGGGAAAAAGAAAAATAGCTATATCTATTTCTCCTAAAAAGTCTATAGAAGGTTTTATTGGAGGATTATTATTTTGTTTAATATTAGGTTTTTTATTATATAAAATATGGAAAGAAAAATATTGGTTTCTTTTATCTTTTATAATTCCTATTTTTTCAATTATTGGAGATCTTATTGAATCTACTATTAAAAGATCTTATAATGTAAAAAATTCAGGTATTTTATTTCCTGGTCATGGTGGATTTTTAGATAGATTAGATAGTTTTATTTTTATTATTCCAATTATAGCAACAATAGTAATTAGTATGGTTTATTTATTTTAA
- the ftsH gene encoding ATP-dependent zinc metalloprotease FtsH, giving the protein MIDKKGKNKNNFFWVYAVIFAIFIGIFFFKSSFSSPIKIDQDTFFDILSKGEVQKIIIKHREIVHVYLKKEFINYNEINGFNLKYSILPKNNEQKSTTQSLKYEFEIGDLQFFQKKFEEYKRKYNLNTIIDFKNQQEYTITKFFFDYGIFFILLIIFWIFLFRRIGSTSGGPGGQIFNIGKSKARLFDENDNVKITFKDVAGLEGAKEEVQEIVEFLKSPQKYTKLGGKIPKGALLIGPPGTGKTLLAKAVAGEAKVPFFSLSGSDFVEMFVGVGASRVRDLFEKAKEKSPCIIFIDEIDAIGRARGKSSIAGSNDERENTLNQLLTEMDGFGTHTNVIVLAATNRSDILDKALLRPGRFDRTILVDSPELNERKEIFKVHLKRLILSENVDIDFLSRQTPGFSGADIANICNESALIAARKDRSKIENQDFLEAIDRIIGGLEKRNKIIKPNEKKRIAYHEAGHAIISWLLEHAAPLVKVTIVPRGRSLGSAWYLPEERQLTTPEQMKDEICALLAGRSAEEIIFSSISTGALNDLERVTKQAQSMVAIFGLNEKIGNISYYDSTGQNELSFSKPYSEKTAQIIDEEISKIIKEQYQRAKNILKNNEKKLAILANELLEKEVIFREDLKKIFGERPYSDEIGDMLGNIS; this is encoded by the coding sequence ATGATAGATAAAAAAGGAAAAAACAAAAATAATTTTTTTTGGGTATATGCAGTAATATTTGCTATATTTATTGGAATATTCTTTTTTAAATCTTCTTTTTCAAGTCCTATAAAAATAGATCAGGATACTTTTTTTGATATTTTATCAAAAGGAGAAGTTCAAAAAATTATAATAAAACATAGAGAAATAGTACATGTTTATTTAAAAAAAGAATTTATAAATTATAATGAAATTAATGGATTTAATTTAAAATATTCTATTTTACCTAAAAATAATGAACAAAAATCTACTACACAATCATTAAAATATGAATTTGAAATAGGAGATTTACAATTTTTTCAAAAAAAATTTGAAGAATATAAAAGAAAATATAATTTAAATACTATTATTGATTTTAAAAATCAACAAGAATATACAATAACTAAATTTTTTTTTGATTATGGTATATTTTTTATATTATTAATTATTTTTTGGATTTTTTTATTTAGAAGAATAGGTTCTACAAGTGGAGGTCCAGGTGGACAAATATTTAATATAGGAAAATCTAAAGCTAGATTATTTGATGAAAATGATAATGTTAAAATTACATTTAAAGATGTAGCTGGATTAGAAGGAGCAAAAGAAGAAGTTCAAGAAATAGTAGAATTTTTAAAAAGCCCTCAAAAATACACTAAACTTGGAGGAAAAATACCTAAAGGAGCTTTATTAATAGGCCCTCCAGGAACAGGAAAAACTTTATTAGCTAAAGCAGTAGCTGGAGAAGCAAAGGTTCCTTTTTTTTCTTTATCAGGTTCAGATTTTGTAGAAATGTTTGTAGGAGTAGGAGCTTCTAGAGTAAGAGATTTATTTGAAAAAGCTAAAGAAAAATCTCCATGTATAATATTTATTGATGAAATTGATGCTATAGGAAGAGCAAGAGGAAAAAGTAGTATAGCAGGATCTAATGATGAAAGAGAAAATACTTTAAATCAATTATTAACAGAAATGGATGGATTTGGTACTCATACAAATGTAATTGTATTAGCAGCTACAAATAGATCAGATATTTTAGATAAAGCGTTACTTCGTCCTGGTCGTTTTGATAGAACTATATTAGTAGATTCTCCTGAATTAAATGAAAGAAAAGAAATATTTAAAGTTCATCTTAAAAGATTAATTTTATCTGAAAATGTAGATATAGATTTTTTATCTAGACAAACACCAGGTTTTAGTGGTGCAGATATAGCAAATATTTGTAATGAATCGGCTCTTATTGCTGCAAGAAAAGATAGATCTAAAATAGAAAATCAAGATTTTTTAGAAGCAATAGACCGTATTATAGGAGGATTAGAAAAAAGAAATAAAATTATTAAACCAAATGAAAAAAAAAGAATAGCCTATCATGAAGCAGGTCACGCTATAATAAGTTGGTTATTAGAACATGCAGCTCCTTTAGTAAAGGTGACTATAGTTCCTAGAGGAAGATCATTAGGATCTGCTTGGTATCTTCCAGAAGAAAGACAATTAACTACTCCAGAACAAATGAAAGATGAAATTTGTGCTTTATTAGCAGGAAGATCAGCAGAAGAAATTATTTTTAGTAGTATTTCAACTGGTGCCTTAAATGATTTAGAAAGAGTAACTAAACAAGCACAATCTATGGTAGCTATTTTTGGATTAAATGAAAAAATTGGAAATATTTCTTATTATGATTCTACAGGACAAAATGAATTATCTTTTTCTAAACCTTATAGTGAAAAAACCGCTCAAATTATAGATGAAGAAATATCAAAAATTATCAAAGAACAATATCAAAGAGCTAAAAATATATTAAAAAATAATGAAAAAAAATTAGCTATTTTAGCGAATGAATTATTAGAAAAAGAAGTGATCTTTAGAGAAGATTTAAAAAAGATTTTTGGAGAAAGACCTTATTCTGATGAAATTGGAGATATGTTAGGTAATATTTCTTAA
- the rsfS gene encoding ribosome silencing factor, translated as MLLKKIIEGIQMVKGEDISIINLKNKKNFICDYFVLCNGNTHNQVYAISQSIEKITMKQLQEKPWHIEGLKSKKWILVDYISIVVHIFQKEVRLYYNIENLWNQNL; from the coding sequence TTGTTACTAAAAAAAATCATAGAAGGAATTCAAATGGTTAAAGGAGAAGATATATCTATTATAAATTTAAAAAATAAAAAAAATTTTATTTGTGATTATTTTGTCCTTTGTAATGGAAATACTCATAATCAAGTTTATGCTATTTCCCAATCTATAGAAAAAATTACAATGAAACAATTACAGGAAAAACCTTGGCATATAGAAGGATTAAAAAGTAAAAAATGGATACTAGTAGATTATATTTCTATTGTAGTTCATATTTTTCAAAAAGAAGTAAGACTATATTACAATATAGAAAATCTTTGGAATCAAAATTTATAA
- a CDS encoding biotin--[acetyl-CoA-carboxylase] ligase codes for MIKFIWPIYLILLQKVNSTNQYARKYILKNINWLIIWSLNQNKGIGIGNNLWYTEKEKNLTFSIIFKPINPFYNKYIINIITSNAIHKVLSKKNKKIFWIKWPNDIILFGKKIGGILIENSLFLKKIHTSIIGIGLNVYQTKFDKKWNASSLKEILNINIELDDLFYKIIFFIQKEYLLFIKYGENFIKKYYINHLYLKDKISIFYIYKTKNFIKGIIRSITNQGFLIIEFNNKFYFFSQKEIKFIINK; via the coding sequence TTGATAAAATTTATTTGGCCTATATATTTAATTCTATTACAAAAAGTTAATTCTACAAATCAATATGCTAGAAAATATATTTTAAAAAATATAAATTGGTTAATAATATGGTCTTTAAATCAAAATAAAGGAATAGGAATAGGAAATAATTTATGGTATACAGAAAAAGAAAAGAATTTAACTTTTAGTATTATATTCAAACCTATAAATCCTTTTTATAATAAATATATAATTAACATTATTACAAGTAATGCAATTCATAAAGTTTTATCAAAAAAAAATAAAAAAATTTTTTGGATTAAATGGCCTAATGATATTATATTATTTGGTAAAAAAATAGGAGGAATTTTAATAGAAAATAGTCTTTTTTTAAAAAAAATTCATACTTCTATTATTGGAATTGGTTTAAATGTATATCAAACAAAATTTGATAAAAAATGGAATGCTTCTTCTTTAAAAGAAATTTTAAATATAAATATTGAATTAGATGATTTATTTTATAAAATTATTTTTTTTATACAAAAAGAATATTTATTATTTATAAAATATGGAGAAAATTTTATCAAAAAATATTATATTAATCATCTTTATTTAAAAGATAAAATTTCTATCTTTTATATTTATAAAACAAAAAATTTTATTAAAGGAATAATACGATCTATAACAAATCAAGGTTTTTTAATAATTGAATTTAATAATAAATTTTATTTTTTTTCTCAAAAAGAAATAAAATTTATTATTAATAAATAA